The bacterium region TATTTTTGAAGCAGAGAAATCAGATACTCGTATATTTATGCTTTTTCCAATAGCTTTTAACATGGTATCTGACCTTAAGATGCTAGGATTGCCTGAGTGAGTTTTGTAATCACCGATACAAATGAGATTTTTATTTTCGGAAATAAACTGCCAATTCCAGACTATAGACATTTTTACTTCTATAAGTAATAGTATATTTTGTGGTTTTTGAATAATCTCTTTAGTTTTGCAGATAGCAACATCTGCTGATGATTGTCTTGTTAGACCAATTTCTTCAGATATAACTCCTTGAATAGAATAACCTCCAACAGCATCAGATATATAATTGAATAAATCAGTTGTCCATTTTTCAGTGTAAGCTCCTATCAACGCATTTCTACTTTGCAAAGTGCTTTTTTTTTGCTTATAATTTTTGGGCCAATATGCTACGTATTGTTTGTTGTTAGTAATATAAAAGAGTTGTTCTGGAGTTGCAAATTCGAGAGATTTAGTAAAAAAATTTTCTTCAAAATCTTTATTCCACAGTTTTTCCATAATTTTTTAATCCTTTTGACATTATCTTATCAAATGTTGAACATATAAGCAAGTTTTTATGCTTTTATCCTTGCCTTGCCGCCGTTTTATGGCGTTGCGAGGAGCGTTTTATTCCATAGTTTTCATAGGAATTGCGACGCTAAGAGGCCCCTCCTACGCCAAGGTATACCTGCCGAAGCTTGTATTTTAGCGTAGGTTGGCTTCGGCGAGATTGCCACGCTAAGAGGCACTCGCAAAGACGGAATGGGGGGCAGAAGGTAAGATGGGGGAAATAAAATTTGGTAATTTGTAAAATGTGTGATAAAGTCACAATATAATCTAATTTAATTAACAATTTAAAGTGGACCTTATTTTTTTTGTATAATGTAGGCAAATATGTTGTAAAAGATTTATTGGAGTATATTTGAATAAATATGGAGAGGTTCTACAAACAATAGAGGAATATGGATAAAAAAACTTCTGATATAATAAAAATAACTTTTCTTGGAACAGCAAGCGGAGTTGCCCCTACTAAAGGTTATAGGCATACTTCTTTTGCTTTTGAGGTTGACAAGAGAGTTTTTTTCTTTGATGCTGGCGAAAGTTGTTCATACACTGCCCACACAATGGGGTTAGATTTACTCAAAACTGAAGCAGTTTTTATAAGCCATGTTCATATAGACCATTTAGGTGGACTTATAAACCTTTTATGGACAATAAGAAAACTTTATTGGGTACATAGGGAGAATCCATTAAAAAGAAGACTCCTTGAAGGTAAAACTATAGAAGTTTTTCTTCCAAAAGTAGATATGGAGGTATGGGAGGCAATTCGAGTGGTTCTGAGGGAGGGAGGCAGGGGAGATAATGTTGTTTTTAATTTTAAAGGTAGACCAGTACAAGATGGAATAATCTTTAATAAAGATAATTTCAAAGTTATAGCTCTTCACAATCTCCATATAAACAAACCTGAAGAAGAAAACGTGTGGAGGTCTTTTTCATACAGGGTAGAATATTTCAACAAAATAATTGTTTATTCAGGGGATATCAGACATATTTCAGAGTTGTTTCCTCTTCTTGAGGGAGATGCACGAGCCGACCTTCTTCTAATGGAATCAGGGCACCATAAAGTGGCAGATGTTTGTAACCAACTTGTATTGCTTGATATAAAACCAAAAAAGTTGGGTTTTGTTCACCACGGTAGAGCCGTCCTTGGCAACTTTGAAGGAGAGTTAGCAATAGCAAAAGAAATTTGGGGCGATTCAGTGTTTTTTGCAAAAGACGGTATGTCTATAGAAGTGTAAGAATTACAATATTACCCTACCCTACTCTATTTTTTGACTTGAGTTTAAATAATACTTCGCTATATTCTTTTTCTGTTACCCCTATCTTTTCAAGAAATTTTTTGTGTAGTTCAAACTCACCTACTTTAATGATAGCATGAGAATCGCTTCCGAGAGATATTTTTACTCCTTCTGCAAGGCATATTTCAAAA contains the following coding sequences:
- a CDS encoding MBL fold metallo-hydrolase; translated protein: MDKKTSDIIKITFLGTASGVAPTKGYRHTSFAFEVDKRVFFFDAGESCSYTAHTMGLDLLKTEAVFISHVHIDHLGGLINLLWTIRKLYWVHRENPLKRRLLEGKTIEVFLPKVDMEVWEAIRVVLREGGRGDNVVFNFKGRPVQDGIIFNKDNFKVIALHNLHINKPEEENVWRSFSYRVEYFNKIIVYSGDIRHISELFPLLEGDARADLLLMESGHHKVADVCNQLVLLDIKPKKLGFVHHGRAVLGNFEGELAIAKEIWGDSVFFAKDGMSIEV